Proteins from a single region of Candidatus Woesearchaeota archaeon:
- a CDS encoding DoxX family membrane protein translates to MVSLKTIQPYAPAVLRISISLVFLWFGLNQLILPDNFMGYLPDFLLQLDYAKTLIYFNGAAEVILGTMLLIGFLVRPVALLLALHLLTIAIGLGYNDIMIRDLGLTLATVSIFLGGADIWTIDSRRKNRL, encoded by the coding sequence ATGGTATCACTCAAAACCATCCAACCCTACGCGCCAGCCGTACTTCGTATCAGCATAAGTCTCGTCTTTCTCTGGTTTGGTCTTAATCAACTCATTCTTCCAGATAATTTCATGGGTTATCTTCCAGATTTCCTTCTCCAATTAGATTATGCAAAAACGCTAATCTACTTCAACGGTGCAGCAGAAGTAATTTTAGGAACCATGCTTCTTATTGGCTTTCTCGTACGTCCAGTAGCACTTTTACTTGCTCTTCACTTACTCACTATTGCAATAGGGTTAGGCTATAATGATATTATGATTCGTGATCTTGGCCTAACACTCGCAACAGTTTCAATCTTTTTAGGAGGTGCAGATATATGGACAATAGACAGTCGACGAAAAAATCGTTTGTAA
- a CDS encoding cupredoxin domain-containing protein, producing MDNRQSTKKSFVNIVSIILVSLVLVLAVGCESKSQPVPQVTQPVPYGEPAPFDGPAETNVVNADDSMENMEEESQPVPTTSSAPTPGATTFLITGENFKFVMDGKDAPELRVKEGDTVRIEFSSTDGFHDWVVDEFDAHTQKVRPGTPTSVEFVASKKGTFEYYCSVGSHRQQGMKGKLIVE from the coding sequence ATGGACAATAGACAGTCGACGAAAAAATCGTTTGTAAATATAGTTAGTATAATACTTGTAAGCTTAGTATTAGTACTTGCAGTGGGGTGTGAATCCAAATCTCAACCAGTACCGCAAGTAACACAACCAGTGCCGTATGGTGAACCAGCGCCATTTGATGGGCCTGCAGAAACGAATGTTGTCAATGCAGATGATTCAATGGAAAACATGGAAGAAGAATCTCAACCAGTTCCAACAACATCTTCAGCTCCAACTCCTGGTGCAACAACCTTTCTGATAACCGGAGAAAACTTCAAGTTTGTTATGGATGGGAAAGATGCTCCAGAACTTCGTGTCAAAGAAGGTGATACAGTACGTATCGAATTTAGCTCAACCGATGGTTTTCATGATTGGGTAGTAGATGAATTTGATGCTCATACACAAAAAGTTCGACCTGGAACACCAACTTCAGTAGAATTTGTCGCTAGCAAGAAAGGCACATTTGAATATTATTGCAGTGTTGGCAGCCATCGTCAACAAGGCATGAAAGGCAAACTTATCGTTGAATAA